A stretch of DNA from Sugiyamaella lignohabitans strain CBS 10342 chromosome B, complete sequence:
CTGGCCCATAGCAAGAGAGGTCGCACCGCTAATCTATTAATAGCGTTTCTGGCTGCTAGATTATGAAGGGTGATCCCCGAACAGTTGACAAGTACTGATGCACCTATTTGAGAGAATTGAATGAAGTCGTCCGGCTCAGTATGGGAATGATTTAAATGGCCGACAATAAACGGACTTGACGGAGTACAATTCCGACTCTGGGAAAAGATTCTCCGTTGCTCGTCGACAGGGCATCTAGCTTTGTCATTAAAGATTGCAATATCTGCCATGTTCTGTATAATTCAGTTTGTTTAGGTGTTGTACAAGTTTTGtaaactaaaaaaaaaataaaaaaaaccagttAGGTTAAAATGAGTCAAATACTGCACGTTTCAACTCCGAAATTGAAATGATTCTTCAATCAAACCAAGtattcaagaaaaaaaaacctcaGACAAAAATTTTCCttgataacaaaaaaagccaaatcGAAGAAAATAAGTTGCCTATAAATATACACTGAGGCTGACCTCAAGGTTATCGTGCGTCTAGTGATGTGATCTATGTCACAATTAAAACTTCAGAAATTTGCTGATTAGGGCCTAGACTGAAAAAGCAGACTGCTTGCCCACTACCTCGGAAACACTTACCAACTCAAATTTGGGCTGCCTATTCCACCTGACTTCACTGGTATACCAAATATCGAAATTTGTTCCTTTATTCTTCTTAAATAGTTTTATCTCCAGTAGTCTAGGTCGGAGCAATCGGCCAAAAAGTAGTTAATGTTAATTCCGACCGACAGATCTGTCATGCGCGCGCCAAACTGGTGACAGATGCAGATGGCGGATAGCAGCGGATATAATGAAGATCACCAGCAATCACGCACCTCTGGCTTCAACGTGAGAGATGTGTGAATTGCGTGTTTTAGATAAGCTCGAAATCCTGTCTAACGGAAGCGGatggaaaaaagaaatagcTACGTTTATagatttcttttcattCATCTTCTCCACTAATGCCTTCCACAACATGTCCACGAGCTGGAGAGATGGTTCGTCCATGCCACTCCTAGTCAGCAAAATGCACTAAAACTGGGAAACTATACTGGACACTAAACAGGAAGCTAGATCTGGACCCTAAAATCGGGACACTGAATCTGGGAAAATGTAGTTTATATTGCATGATCGGCGTGGCTCGGTCAATGATGCACCGTTTAGCATTTGGCCGATTCCCGGCTGTTGGCATGGTCTAGATGTACTTATCGAAGAAAtatggaccctgcatacgCAGCAGCAATATACTTCACCAAAAACTCAGCCGTGCTGAAAAATCGAAATCTAAGGCAGTCATACTAATCATCTAGGATACTGTCATAGATCCACACACTTTGTCCACAACGTTTTCACTGAGATCAGTTAGATTTGGTGCCAGTCAATGGCCTAGACTTGGTTGTAGAATAGGTCGTCTTGTGACAACCGCTGCTACTAccacaaaatcaacattATCTACAACCTCTAAAGCCGGCACCATGTATACTAAGGTACTGCCTGTGGATCCTGAATCTATTCGGTTTGATCCTGATGATATTAATAAGCCACCCTCTATTGCAAGTCCATCGAGCACTTTGGATAACTTGAATGAGGCCGTGAAAATATTACAGACTAGTCACGACCCGGTGGCATTCCCTACCGAGACAGTTTATGGTCTAGGGGCGTCGGCATTAGACACAGAGTCTGCTAGAGCAATATACACTGCCAAGAACAGGCCAGCTGATAATCCTTTAATTATCCATGTCTCTTCCATTGAACAGCTTGAGAGACGGTTGCTACCCGCTGGAGAGCGAGTTCCTGAAATATATAGGGGGCTAATTAACAAGTTCTGGCCTGGCCCTCTAACTATTATTCTCCCAGTACCTGACCCTACAGCCATTTCGCCCGTCTGTACCCATGGCCAAAGCACATTTGCTGTTCGATTACCAGCCAATCCAGTAGCCCGCGCACTAATATCACTGTCTGATTTGcccctggctgctccttctgCCAATGCCTCTACAAAGCCAAGCCCGACCCAGGCTCAACACGTATTTACCGACTTAAAAGGAAAGATTCCACTTATTCTTGATGGGGGATCTTCTGATATTGGTGTCGAGTCAACAGTAGTGGATGGATTAAGCAACCCGCCAATGTTGCTGCGGCCTGGTGGTGTATCTATCGAGCAAATTAGGGAGTTCGGCGGTCCTTCATGGCAGAATGTCGTGGTTGGTCGAGCGACTGCGAAATCTGATGAGGTGGTTAGGACCCCAGGAATGAAATATAAGCATTACTCGCCAAGAGCACCATtaacattatttattggcTGTACTGAACAGCAACTCATCGATTATGTCATCAGATCCAATCCTTCTTCGGTTGGATTATTAACCACCAGACACTTTAACCAAAAAGAACTGGCCAAAACCTTGCGGCAGCTACCAGGACATATCACTGTTCATGACAAGTCACTTGGTCAGAGCGGTGCCGATATTTCTCGAAATTTATTTGCATCATTTAGAGAAATGGACGCGAAGGGGGTGGATTTGATCCTGGTAGAAGGAATTGATGAACAAAACGAGGGACTTGCGATTATGAATAGAGCTCGCAAGGCTGCTTCGACTGTTATTTCAGCTTGATACATTTTAATGtaatattaatttaattttcttATAATATACTTTATCATGTCATAATTTTCTACATAAATGTCGATAATGTTCTACGAACAGAGCTTGTTGAGGCAATTTTACCTCGTCTTTATACAGCATTGGAGTAGCGAGACATCCATTCGTTTTTGCGCACATAATGCTTGCGGATCTCATCGACAATAAGGACACTACTGGAAAGTGCGATAAGAAGGATCAGGTCCGAAAGGTATAGGGCCTCAGTTTGAAAAATGGCTTGGAAAAATGGAACATAAATGACAGCCATTTGACCAAGGAGAGAGAATCCCACTGCAAAGTTGAACATTTTATTGGAGAAAAGGCCAATTTCCAAAACACTTTTAGTGGTCGAACGACAGGAAAGTGCGTTGAACATATCGAAAAATACAAAACAGGTGAATGACATTGTCGTGTCTCTAGCCGTTACCACGTTGTCGCTCATTTCACGTACATAAACAAAGAGGGTACCAAAGACTATGAGAAGACCAGATTGGAACACCCTTTGAACAAGAGACCTGGTTAATACATGATCGTTTCGAGAACGGGGAGGCTTTGTCATAACAACGGGGTCAACAGGTTCAACACCTAAAGATTGGGCTGGGGGACCATCCATAAGAATATTAATCCACAGAATTTGCATTGCATTTAATGGATTAGGCAGCTTAAACAACGTAGAAAGTACGACCAAAGTAAGGGCAGCAACCGAAGTTGAGAGCTGGAATGCGAGGAAATTTTGAATATTAGAAAAAATAGCCTTGCCCTCTTTGATGGCATTGAGAATAGTGTTGAAATCATCATCTACAAGTACCATATCGGCAGCTTCCTTAGCTACATCTGTACCACTTTCACCCATACTGATGCCGATATCAGCCAATTTGAGAGCAGGAGCATCATTGACACCATCACCCGTCATGGCAACGACATCACCACGGGCTTGCAAAGCACGGACAATATTCAGCTTGTTCTCCGGCGAAGTACGGGCAAACACAGTAACATAAGAAATAGCTTCTGCCAGTTCTTTAGTTGACAGACGTTCCAGGGTCTCGCCAGTCATCACCGAGCGTTCCCCGTTAAGTGGCATGCCAATTTGTTTAGCAATAGTAGAAGCAGTTGCCTCGCTATCACCAGTGATCATAATAACCTTAACACTTCCCTGCATCAATCTATTGATTGAATTGTTCACACCGGGTCTAGGAGGATCGTACATGCCAATCAAACCAGCAAATACCAAGTCTTGAAGGTTTTCGGTATCCTGAGATGGCTTTAATGAGTAGGCAAATGCCAAAATTCTAACTCCTTCAAGTGCCATAGTGGTAGCAACATCATTAATGGCCTTGGAACTCTTTTCATCGATAGTGCCATTTGGCTTACCCTTGGCATCGACATACTTCTTACAAAGAGGAAGTATCCTTTCGACGGCACCCTTAACATATACAGTAGAGTTCGTGGCATCTCCACTATGAGCAGAGACAGCCATCCACTTACGAGAAGACGAAAATGGTGTCTCACTAACACGAGTTCTAGTGTTACGAGCATCTTCCAAACCAAACTTGTCAAGAACATCAATAAGAGCAACATCTGTGGGATTTCCAATATGCTTACCAGTTTCTTCTGAAGTCCTGGTGTTGTTACAAAAGTTACCTACCTGTAACATGACTGGTAGTGCAGGGTTATCAGTTACATGGTGCGTAAGCTCATTGACAGTACTATGGGAGTCGATTGTCAGCCATGATTTTGACGTAGAACCCATGCCAACCGTCCACAGTTTAGTCACGGTCATGCGATTTTTGGTCAAAGTGCCAGTCTTATCACTACAGATAACATTAACCGATCCGAGAGTTTCAACGCTTGGCAGACGACGCATAATAGCTTTTTCCTCCGCCATACGAAGTACGCCGAGTGCCAATGTCACAGTGACAATAATTGGCAATCCTTCAGGAATAGCCGCAACTGCTAATGATACTCCGATTTGGAACATGTCCAACCATGAGCGGCCTTGGATAACAccaatcaaacaaatcatACCGATGACACCAAAACTCATTAAAGAGAGTTCCTTGCCAAGTTTGTCCATGGAAATTTGTAATGGAGTCTTGGGCTTGTCGATTTCAGCCATCATTTCAAACACGCTGCCAAACTCGGTGTTATGACCAGTTCCAACTACAATACCAGAACCATTACCAGCACAAACCAAGGTGCCCATGAATGCAATACATGTCCTGTCAGATACAGGAATAGTTCCAAGCGGAGATTCAGTTTTAACCTCTTGAATGTCTTTGTGAACAGGATGGGGCTCTCCAGTAAGGTTACTTTCATCAATACTTAAGCCAGCGGCTTCGGTGATTCTAACATCAGCAGGAATACGATCACccactgaaaaatgaaCCAAATCGCCAGGGACCAAATTGGATGCTAATACAGTCGATGAGTGATTTCCTCTAGTAAGATGGCATGAGGGTGGAACCAACTTATTTAATGCTTCTAAAGATTGTTCGGATCGGTATTCTTGCACAAATCCGACCGTAACTACAATGAAAATGGCTACTGTAATACtaacagcatcatcaatatTTCCCATTATAAAACTAATGGCGGCCGAACCAATTAATAGTAATATCAAAGGGTTCTCATAAAATTGTTGTAAAAATCTGATTCCTAAAGAATCCTGTTCTTGGCCCGTCAACTCATTAGGGCCATGCACACTTTTCCTATAATTAACATCTTGGGATGATTCTAAACCAACTGTCAATGAAGTGTGTAGCCTGGCAGCAGTTTCTTCGCTAGAGAGTGAACAATACgtggctgctggtaacTGACCATTTGCTATAGGGGTGGGGCCCGTCTCTACCCGGCCGTTGGAACTTTTCTCAGACATCTAAGTAGGTTAGAACAATAGTTCCAAAAGACACGTTCCAATAATTGGTTTTGTAAGCTACACTCACTCTTCCTTATCGAgatcaaataaatttcaCTGAATAAATCGGTAGGTGTGACCCGCACAAACTGCAAAATACCACTATCCTCCTCACAATTTTTATGATATATCAGAGAAATTCTGTTAATCCTAGAAACCGTCAGTGACTTCTTGCCCTGCTGATATTCATAAAATATTGATCACTTTCTAGAAAAGAGCCgtgtgtttttttttttgttgaagaactggCAAAAAAGCTGGAAGAGCCAGTGCACGACGCTAATCAAAGTTCCACGTTAAGCTCAGGTGAAACTGCAGTGTAAGACTTCTTTTGAGGCAAGGCTGAGTAGTCAAGCTTTAAATTGACGCGCCTTGCAGGCCTCCACGCGCttggtgatattgatgGTTGGgagtaaataaataggtGGGGCGAGGTCAATCGATAAGACGGGTGGGGGTCGAGCTATTGATCAGAGCCTTTCAGACATCGGGGAAACCCCTGGACAAGCTACCTTGTGTCTTCCTAGATTACCTCAGCTAACTATGGGTCCCTGATACTGAGTTTCCTGGAGAGTTGGGGTCACCATATCTTGTGTTTCTATTTGTTTTCACTTACATATATAACTGTTATCTGCTTACTGCCTTGGTGAGGTCGTTCAGACGCTTCGCATATTTAAAGTTTGAGAGGAGTTCATAGATCGATTGGCGTATATTCCGTAGTGTCTGCTTTGGGTTTTGGCCATTTAATTGGGACTTAAATAAAGCGCTTAATTTAGCTATAGCTTGTaggttatttatttgatttcttgtttcCGATATCACTAGCTATATTTGTGGCAGTGAAATATATGATCACTGGGTCTAAGTGCCTGGCAGTATTTATCAGCATACTGATAGAGTTGCAGAACAAGACCTTGCAATGAGCTTCATGTGGTTGGGAGCCGGGGATTGTCGCACAAATTTGTCAGTTTGAGAACACAAAGTTGAAACTTTATGTCTGTATTCATAAATGTTGCACTGATAAGCGATTTCTTGAGGTGTTTTTAAAACCAACGGGTCATTCTCGTTTATAAGTTTTTGATCATGTAGACGAAGAGTCTGCTAAAGTAAGTGGCAGTGATTCCAGTTGTACATTATTCTAATATGTAAATCTATAGCTTTTACTTAATAAACCTCCAAGATATATCTCTCCTGTTCCTTGAGATTTTCGATTTCTCTGGCAGCGTCGATAGTCTCACCACGGGTAGCAGCTTCTGTagcaacaatatcagccaATGCACCTGAGATATCAGGAACTGGCCAAGTAGGGCCACAGAGATAGAAGCTACCGCCTTTAGTGACGAAAGCATCAATGAGCTTTTCTTTGGCTTGCTTAATACGATCTTGGATGTAAATCTTTTGAGGTTGGTCTCTTGAGaaagcagcaccaatatACGTGAGGATACCAGCGTTCTTGTAAGCTTCGAACAGCTCACCATAAAGGTATTCTTGACGCTGGTGACGAGATCCCAAAAAGAGGTAGATATCACCAATTTCATAACCCTGAGCCTTTTGCCAAGCCTTCTCCTCCAAAAATGCCTTGAAAGGAGCAAGACCAGTACCAAGACCAGACATAATGATAGGTGCCTTGGTATCATGTGGTAATTTCATAACAGAAGGCTTAACAGATACAACCacttcatcaccagcagagAGGCCAGAAAGGAACTTAGAACATTGACCGAATCTCTTACGTCCTCTCGAGTCAACCCAGTCCACAACCACAATCAACAGATGAACAGCATTGGGGTGAACCTTTTGGgaagaagcaattgaatACTCACGACGCTTCAAGGGGGCAACTATCTCAACAAGTTGGGCAATGGTTGGGTGAGCCGAAGAGAATTCATGCAAGATATCAGCGTAAGTATCgaaatcttcttcagcacGCTTCTTGAGTTCAGCAGCACCTTCAGCGGAAGCCAGCTTTTCAAGATGGCTCTTTTCCTTGGGATTGGTGGCATAGGTAGCAAGAGACTCATAAAACTTCTTTGGTGGTTtaccaaaaatatcaagatTATCCTTAAGAACATGGTAGGTAGTCTTTGCCTCTTCGTAAACATCACCATCTTCGCGAGCTGGAATAGAAACAATTTCATGGGGGTCCAATCCATACCATTCAATAAACTCATTAACTTGCTCAGTGCTGTTGGGGGCATGAACACCTAGAGCTTCGCCAATAGCGTAGGTTAAGCCAGTGCCAGTAATATCCAGTTCCAGGTGGAAGATATGTCTATCATAGTCGGCGGGAGTGACACGCTCATTGACTTGAACCTTGGAAACAAAATTCTTGACAGAGAGGTCAGGACGAAGCTCGGATTGAACTCCATATGCTTCCTTGAAAGTGAccttcttggcagcatcaACCCAAGTGAGGGATTCTGGTACAACATTCAACTCTTGTTCAATAGTACCTGCCAACTTGTTGGCAGTGAATGAAGTAGGGTAGACGAATGACGAACTAAGCTCAACAGTCTGGTCAACTTTAGCCCACTCCTCAGGAACACTGGCAGAAGACAATCCGATTTCAGCTACCTTCTCAATTAAGCTAGCAACAGTCGCAGCCACAAGTTCAGTATCGACGCCATTGGCTGTAACAATCTTAGTTGTAATCTCATTAAGAGTGAGCTGAGGATAGGCAGTCTTCCAGAAAGCAATCTGCTGAACCATAGTCTGGGTACGGCCAAGAGTTTCAGGATTTTCTCCAATAGCTTCGTAGTCAACAGTGGATAATCGAACCTTCTTTTCAGCAATAGacttcttggcagcattGTTCAGAACtttctcaacttcttctgctgcgTGCTTACTGGAAATCAAGAGAGTGGCACCATTACGGGCGTTCTCAAGAACATTATACTCGTTCAAAATCTTTACATCGTTAACGAATACAACGTCAGCCTTTTGAACAGGGTAGGGAGCTTCCAGAGGCTGGTGAGAAACGCGGATACTACTCTCAACAACGCCACCTAAGGTCTCGTTGTCATGGGCAGAGAAATAATTCACGGCTACAGTAGGATCCAAAGACAAAGTATGAGCCAATGTAGCAGCTGCAGTTGCAGACTTGGAAGTATCAACATCCCAGAAAGTGAACTGCTTGGTAGACTCAGAGATAAGGTCAGAAGGCGAACTGTTCAAAAGCTCAAATACTTCAGTAGGAGTCCACACAGTCTCACGCGAGTATttggcatcagcaacagtaGGGGCTGAACCATTAAAGCCATACTTCATAAGAACGCTAGTGGCAACGTCAGAGTAAAGCCCAGAGTGCACACGAGAGTCATCAACCTGTCCCTGGTTCTCAACTTGACCGAGAACGATAATCTTCTTAGTACTGCTAGGAAGTAATCTCAAGAACTCTTGGTCAAGGAAGGGGCTGTACAAACGCACATTAACAGCACCAACATTTGGAAGAGCTTGTACAACCTGGGAAGCAATAACTCCCTCAACGGAACCGAAGCTAACAATAACAGTCTCGGCATTAGCATCTCCTGAGTATTCAAAAGGTCTATAGCTAGTACCAAGACTAGCATTCAAGTTTTCGAAAGTAGACAAGATCTTTGAAGAGAGAGATCCCTCGCTAGCCTTAATAGCATCGTATTTGTTTGagacatcaacagcatccaGAACATTGTTGGTACGACTAGTTTCACGGACTCCACGGACACCCTCATAAACATGAATAGTAGGCAGGACTCTGCTCAAGGCAGTTGCCAATAGAGCAATATGTTGGGCATCGTTGACGGAAAGAGATGAGATCAAACCGAGACCAAGATCTCTGGAAATGTGGGCTGCGGGAAGATAGTCGGTAACGAGCTTACCGGTCTCAGTAGCATAATCGACAGCAGCTATTTGGAAAACAAGAGGGGTCTTGTAATCCTCCTCCAAAGCAAACTGAGCCAAGACTGGCTTCATATACTCAAGGGTAGCGGAAGAAGCCAAAACAGTTTGAACCTCCGAGTTGATACCTCCTCGGTTATAAAGATAACCCAATAACAccgaagcagcaccaattcTAGACTCGAGTTTGTGCAACTGAGGAGTGATACCCTTGGCCGACTTCTGTCCGAATTTCGACCAttcagaaacagcagaGTCCAGATCAAAGTCCTCAGGAGAATAGCTGAAGATACTCTCAGATAGAGAGTAAGCAATCTGCTGGATCAATAACTGAGCAGAAGCATAAAATGATCCTTCCAGGGTCATAATATCCCCAGAAATGGGAAAGGGGCCTGAAATTTTAGCCTGACCATTGGTCACACGATCCGACTTTTCATCAATAGATGGAGACATTTTGATGAGCTGAGTGAGAGGAATATAGACTCAACTGTGGCTGTCATCTTaaattgtatatatataggaCGGTATTACAATGTTGATCAGCACTGATTCGTTACAAATTGGGTGCAAAAAGTTAGATATCAGTGAAAAAAAGCCACAATTCATGCAGAAATTGCGTGATAGGGTAAGGGATATGTAGCACTAGCCACACATGTCTCAGTGGGGGGTCGCACCGAGGCGTAATACAGATTGGGTGAGAGCACTGGATTGTGGCGTAAGCAGGCGGGGCGGTTCAGTCACCAGTATTTTCTGGCTTTGAAGTTAAAGGATAGCCGTCATAGGGACTAGAAAGCCGTCAAGTATAAAGCAAGCCCTTACCCTTATCGACTTTTGATGTATGATAAGAGTTTTTTTGCCTCTGAGCACGGCTTTATGCGGGAAGACACTAGGTTTATATGAGAGCTATTCATGAGATCCATTCTTTCCGGGAAGCCAACGATTTAGTTTTTGCGATAATATGGGACAAAAACGAAAGCGTCCAACACGCCCCGAAAAAGCGATCAATAACGATTCAGTTGAAGAGATAAAACCTGATAAATTtcctatatatatagcGGTGCAGAATTATACCTATTGTCGAGTAGATGATCCGACGAATGGACTGGACCCAAATCGAGTAGAAACGGAACACTGGATTCAATATCCTTATCCATCGTGCCTTCTCTTATCACTTACGAAATCAACTGCACTCTCTGCCCTGTCGAATCTTTCAGTGGACAAACGAGTCAACTTGCCAACTATCGACATCACCCTTTCAAGAAAGGCGGACATTTTAGTTTGTGGAATGAACCGCTGCTGACAGTAGCTGACATGCGTAATAGCTTTACTAACATTTTATAGGAATCTGTGCCAGTTGCTTCTATTTGTCTTCAAACTCGCAAACAGTTCCCTCACCAGCCGTCATATGCTATTGTTTCATGTTGTCCCAACATAGGATTCAAATATCTTGTTTTTAAGGGTGACCATTGGGTAACCAACCGATTTCAGATCAAGTTAGCTGTGGAAGATTTCAAGACGCTTATTATTCACTTAGTTCAGGAAGGATGTAGTCTACAAAATGTTCAACCCGGCACCATCCCGATTACTCTCAACATTCACTCCGATGAAAATGACTATGCTGCCAAAAGACGCAAAATGCTAATGGATGCAGAAATAAAGGCTCTTAGCACATTTCCTTCTGACTCGGGCAATATAATCTCAGAGGATAATACCGAAAAAGGTTACGAAATTGATTGTTCTACATTTCAGGCTTCATGTTTCTCTTTAGGGTCGCATTCGGCTATAAATTGTGACGATACATCTTTGCAGTCTTTTATCAATAGCAGTGATTCCAGCCAAGCCTCTCAAGTGAAGACTGGCCGAACGTTGTATTCATGGCCAGTAAAAAAAGAGGGGGAGATTAGGGATCAGTATCTAAAATACTCGTGTGCACAACATCTCTGCCATAAAACAGAAGCGTGCATCCCCTCAATGAAGACCATACCGTCCAATAATTGCCATATCAATAGGACTAACCCAAAAATCAAGCAATCTCTTGAAAGTTACGACGGAGAACATGGAAAGACTGACGGATATTCGCAAGAATCATGGCCTCCTGAAGCCTATCATTCTCAAATTGGCCAATCTTTGCTCCTTGAAACTAAAGGAAAAGACGGGAATTGCAATGATATTGGGTATGATCAGCTGTCTCGAACTGCTCAGGCGCTATTGTCTATCTACCCAGTTGAGTCGTCGACCGattgtaaatatatagaTAATGCTAGCAATATTTCCTACTGGAAGTAATATATAATCTACATAAAATAAACCTACTAAGCTGTAAAACTAATATTCAATAAATCTTCTAAACAACGATTCCACTCGGCAAAATCAACGGTATTATATGCCAGATGATAACACTATCTAATGCAGGGCTCAGCGCAGAGTGCAACTTGTTAAAGCCGTGTGTCAACTTCCCCGCGCAAGAGGACAACATCGAGACATACTGCGGTTATGAATTGAAAGCAAGCTGCGAAGTATCAAAGAGTTAGAAGACTAAAAAGATCGAATAACATTGGACAAATCTGGAACTGATAGATTATACAGGAGCGACCACTATATAAAATCTGTCAGCTAGCTACATGCCATGATCCCTACAAACAGCATTCGGGATCAACTGAGGGCGACAGACGAATCGACTCAGTTAACAGGGCTTAAGCGACTGAAAAATACTATTATCGGTCATACGGATCAGAAGGAA
This window harbors:
- the SUA5 gene encoding Sua5p (Protein involved in threonylcarbamoyl adenosine biosynthesis; Sua5p and Qri7p are necessary and sufficient for RNA t6A modification in vitro; null mutant lacks N6-threonylcarbamoyl adenosine (t6A) modification in the anticodon loop of ANN-decoding tRNA; member of conserved YrdC/Sua5 family; binds single-stranded telomeric DNA and null mutant has abnormal telomere length; GO_component: GO:0005694 - chromosome [Evidence IEA]; GO_component: GO:0000781 - chromosome, telomeric region [Evidence IEA,IEA]; GO_component: GO:0005737 - cytoplasm [Evidence IEA,IEA]; GO_component: GO:0005737 - cytoplasm [Evidence IDA] [PMID 14562095]; GO_component: GO:0005634 - nucleus [Evidence IEA,IEA]; GO_function: GO:0005524 - ATP binding [Evidence IEA]; GO_function: GO:0003677 - DNA binding [Evidence IEA]; GO_function: GO:0003725 - double-stranded RNA binding [Evidence IEA]; GO_function: GO:0000166 - nucleotide binding [Evidence IEA]; GO_function: GO:0016779 - nucleotidyltransferase activity [Evidence IEA]; GO_function: GO:0043047 - single-stranded telomeric DNA binding [Evidence IDA] [PMID 19369944]; GO_function: GO:0016740 - transferase activity [Evidence IEA]; GO_process: GO:0006417 - regulation of translation [Evidence IEA]; GO_process: GO:0006450 - regulation of translational fidelity [Evidence IMP] [PMID 19884342]; GO_process: GO:0008033 - tRNA processing [Evidence IEA]; GO_process: GO:0000723 - telomere maintenance [Evidence IMP] [PMID 19369944]; GO_process: GO:0070526 - threonylcarbamoyladenosine biosynthetic process [Evidence IDA] [PMID 23620299]; GO_process: GO:0070525 - threonylcarbamoyladenosine metabolic process [Evidence IMP] [PMID 19287007]; GO_process: GO:0070525 - threonylcarbamoyladenosine metabolic process [Evidence IMP] [PMID 21183954]) → MYTKVLPVDPESIRFDPDDINKPPSIASPSSTLDNLNEAVKILQTSHDPVAFPTETVYGLGASALDTESARAIYTAKNRPADNPLIIHVSSIEQLERRLLPAGERVPEIYRGLINKFWPGPLTIILPVPDPTAISPVCTHGQSTFAVRLPANPVARALISLSDLPLAAPSANASTKPSPTQAQHVFTDLKGKIPLILDGGSSDIGVESTVVDGLSNPPMLLRPGGVSIEQIREFGGPSWQNVVVGRATAKSDEVVRTPGMKYKHYSPRAPLTLFIGCTEQQLIDYVIRSNPSSVGLLTTRHFNQKELAKTLRQLPGHITVHDKSLGQSGADISRNLFASFREMDAKGVDLILVEGIDEQNEGLAIMNRARKAASTVISA